One genomic region from Paroceanicella profunda encodes:
- a CDS encoding ABC transporter ATP-binding protein — MTAYLEILGLSASLHRGPRLLRDVSLSVQPGEVRALVGESGAGKSMIGRAVLGVLPRNIRVTAGDILLEGANLGSYSPGLRRRTVGAAASLIPQDPLTALNPSRRIGPQITDKLVHILGWTRARADARARALLDEVRIRAPERVMASYPHELSGGMRQRVLIAAAFASEPRLIVADEPTTALDVTVQKQILRLIAELQARHNTAVLFVTHDLGVVAKVSQSVSVLYAGKVVEAGPTEAIFRAPSHPYTRALMAATPRYTDPFASLQPVPEAVLAGLRAEVAAADAAWEARNG, encoded by the coding sequence ATGACCGCCTATCTCGAGATCCTCGGCCTCTCCGCCAGCCTGCACCGCGGGCCGCGCCTGCTGCGCGACGTCTCGCTCAGCGTGCAGCCCGGCGAGGTGCGTGCCCTGGTGGGCGAGAGCGGCGCCGGCAAGAGCATGATCGGCCGTGCGGTGCTGGGCGTGCTGCCGCGCAACATCCGGGTGACGGCGGGCGACATCCTGCTGGAGGGGGCGAACCTCGGCAGCTACAGCCCCGGCCTCCGCCGCCGCACCGTGGGGGCGGCCGCCTCGCTCATCCCGCAGGACCCGCTCACGGCGCTCAACCCCTCCCGCCGCATCGGCCCGCAGATCACCGACAAGCTGGTGCACATCCTGGGCTGGACCCGGGCGCGGGCCGATGCGCGGGCGCGCGCGCTGCTCGACGAGGTGCGCATCCGCGCACCGGAGCGGGTGATGGCCTCCTACCCGCACGAGCTTTCGGGCGGCATGCGCCAGCGCGTGCTCATCGCCGCCGCCTTCGCCTCCGAGCCCCGGCTGATCGTGGCGGACGAGCCCACCACCGCCCTCGATGTCACCGTGCAGAAGCAGATCCTGCGGCTGATCGCCGAGTTACAGGCCCGCCACAACACCGCGGTGCTCTTCGTCACCCATGACCTCGGCGTGGTGGCGAAGGTGAGCCAGTCGGTGAGCGTGCTCTACGCCGGCAAGGTGGTGGAGGCGGGGCCGACGGAGGCGATCTTCCGTGCCCCCTCCCACCCCTATACCCGCGCGCTGATGGCCGCGACGCCGCGCTACACCGACCCCTTCGCCTCGCTGCAACCGGTGCCCGAGGCGGTGCTGGCCGGGCTGCGCGCCGAGGTGGCCGCCGCCGATGCCGCATGGGAGGCCCGCAATGGCTGA
- a CDS encoding ABC transporter permease: MFLKILLARLASMVITLFGVAVVVFVIIRVAPGDPIAMMLPPGASDADVARLRALYGLDRSIPEQFLIWLGGVLQGDFGTSISLRQPVAGLVLGRLPATLELSLLALLIALALGGFLAIFGARHRSTALEAGVDLTNGAALSVPDFLWGLVLILLFGVLWPVLEISGRVSPRLDLPFATQFYLIESILRLRFDLTADLLGHMIMPALALALPLAAIIAQLLKQSLKEVLNLDYATLARVRGYSELRVILREGLRNAALPTLTLVGVQFTFLIGGTVIVERLFSYEGLGNMAIDAVINRDLPLIQGIVLLFAVIFILVNLAVDLTYSLLNPRLRHG, encoded by the coding sequence ATGTTCCTCAAGATCCTCCTTGCCCGCCTCGCCTCCATGGTGATCACGCTGTTCGGCGTGGCCGTGGTGGTGTTCGTGATCATCCGCGTCGCCCCGGGCGACCCGATCGCGATGATGCTGCCCCCCGGCGCCTCGGACGCCGACGTGGCGCGGCTGCGCGCGCTCTACGGGCTGGACCGTTCGATCCCCGAGCAGTTCCTCATCTGGCTCGGCGGCGTGCTGCAGGGCGATTTCGGCACCTCCATCTCGCTGCGCCAGCCGGTGGCGGGGCTGGTGCTGGGCCGCTTGCCGGCCACGCTGGAGCTGAGCCTGCTCGCGCTCCTCATCGCGCTGGCGCTCGGCGGGTTCCTCGCCATCTTCGGGGCGCGGCACCGCTCCACGGCGCTGGAGGCGGGGGTGGACCTCACCAACGGGGCCGCGCTCTCGGTGCCGGATTTCCTCTGGGGGCTGGTGCTCATCCTGCTCTTCGGCGTGCTCTGGCCGGTGCTGGAGATCTCGGGCCGGGTGTCGCCCCGGCTCGACCTGCCCTTCGCCACGCAATTCTACCTGATCGAGAGCATCCTGCGCCTGCGCTTCGACCTCACGGCGGACCTGCTGGGCCACATGATCATGCCCGCGCTCGCCCTCGCCCTGCCGCTGGCCGCGATCATCGCGCAACTGCTCAAGCAGAGCCTGAAGGAAGTGCTGAACCTCGATTACGCCACCCTCGCCAGGGTGCGCGGCTATTCCGAGCTGCGGGTGATCCTGCGCGAGGGGCTGCGCAACGCCGCCCTGCCCACGCTCACGCTGGTGGGCGTGCAGTTCACCTTCCTCATCGGCGGCACGGTGATCGTGGAGCGGCTGTTCTCCTACGAGGGCCTGGGCAACATGGCCATCGACGCGGTGATCAACCGCGACCTGCCGCTGATCCAGGGCATCGTGCTGCTCTTCGCGGTGATCTTCATCCTGGTCAACCTCGCCGTGGACCTCACCTATTCCCTGCTGAACCCGAGGCTGCGCCATGGCTGA
- a CDS encoding ABC transporter substrate-binding protein, whose translation MTQTRRAFLQTGIGLGVGLSALGRLGLSAAVAQESGDLTIAYNVNLPSWDPTTGPSAVNPTIQGIYQSVFDQFILQKPDLTFDAGLLTDWGWNEDRTQVFMVVREGVTWHDGAPFSAEDVVFSLERAAKPETGSPIQFVWSKIGNFTIEGNRITGDVLEYDPTIFKWMSFLTGYVLPKAYYEKVGPEGFEAAPIGTGPYKVEKFERNAFVRLTANPGYWGGAPAFETVTIKFVTDAASRVAEVESGNSLVTLEIPYEEYDRLIAKDGLTGEAHPISDIGMIFLNDIDVMLDKNVRLAAHHAIDKQLIIDRLLRGYGVPLATLETPEYAAYDPSITFEYDPEKAKELLAASGYSTDKPVTFTIQTTRGFKPKDYEMIQAIVGMWRKVGIEAEIEVYEIAKHYELRAADQLAPAAFYNWGNSVGDPTTSTGFAMFGPSPHSVWDSQDLIDRIIPLWGEQDEEKRIQGWKDVSRYIAEECYVIPLLQYVQPIVHDAGIKVVPHASGALLPALMTPA comes from the coding sequence ATGACCCAGACACGACGCGCATTTCTGCAAACCGGTATCGGCCTCGGCGTGGGGCTCTCGGCGCTTGGCAGGCTCGGCCTTTCGGCCGCCGTGGCGCAGGAGAGCGGCGACCTCACCATCGCCTACAACGTGAACCTGCCCTCCTGGGACCCCACCACCGGCCCCTCCGCGGTGAACCCCACCATCCAGGGCATCTACCAATCGGTCTTCGACCAGTTCATCCTGCAGAAACCCGACCTCACCTTCGATGCCGGCCTGCTCACCGACTGGGGCTGGAACGAGGACAGGACGCAGGTCTTCATGGTGGTGCGCGAGGGCGTGACCTGGCATGACGGCGCGCCCTTCTCCGCCGAGGACGTGGTGTTCTCGCTGGAGCGCGCGGCGAAGCCGGAGACCGGCAGCCCGATCCAGTTCGTCTGGTCCAAGATCGGGAATTTCACCATCGAGGGCAACCGCATCACCGGCGACGTGCTGGAATACGACCCGACGATCTTCAAGTGGATGAGCTTCCTCACCGGCTACGTGCTGCCCAAGGCCTATTACGAGAAGGTGGGCCCGGAGGGGTTCGAGGCCGCCCCCATCGGCACCGGCCCCTACAAGGTGGAGAAGTTCGAGCGCAACGCCTTCGTGCGGCTGACCGCGAACCCCGGGTACTGGGGCGGCGCGCCGGCCTTCGAGACCGTGACCATCAAGTTCGTCACCGATGCCGCCAGCCGGGTGGCGGAGGTGGAATCGGGCAATTCGCTCGTCACGCTGGAGATCCCCTACGAAGAGTATGACCGGCTGATCGCCAAGGACGGCCTGACCGGCGAGGCGCATCCGATCTCCGACATCGGGATGATCTTCCTCAACGACATCGACGTGATGCTGGACAAGAACGTCCGCCTCGCCGCCCATCACGCCATCGACAAGCAGCTGATCATCGACCGGCTGCTGCGCGGCTACGGCGTGCCGCTCGCCACGCTGGAGACGCCGGAATACGCCGCCTACGACCCCTCCATCACCTTCGAGTACGACCCCGAGAAGGCAAAGGAGCTGCTCGCGGCCTCGGGTTATTCCACAGACAAGCCGGTGACCTTCACCATCCAGACCACCCGCGGCTTCAAGCCCAAGGATTACGAGATGATCCAGGCCATCGTGGGCATGTGGCGCAAGGTGGGCATCGAGGCGGAGATCGAGGTCTACGAGATCGCGAAGCACTACGAGCTGCGCGCCGCCGACCAGCTCGCCCCCGCCGCCTTCTACAACTGGGGCAACTCGGTGGGCGATCCCACCACCTCCACCGGCTTCGCCATGTTCGGCCCCTCGCCGCATTCCGTCTGGGACAGCCAGGACCTGATCGACAGGATCATCCCGCTCTGGGGCGAGCAGGACGAGGAGAAACGCATCCAGGGATGGAAGGACGTGAGCCGCTACATCGCGGAAGAGTGCTACGTGATCCCGCTGCTGCAATACGTGCAGCCCATCGTGCATGACGCGGGCATCAAGGTGGTGCCGCATGCCTCCGGCGCGCTGCTGCCGGCGCTGATGACCCCGGCCTGA
- a CDS encoding TRAP transporter substrate-binding protein, producing MFTRRSLLGGLAALATLTAGVANAETVLRFSNWVPMTHPLSSDVMVPWAKEVEEATDGRIKIEFVSPLGAPPAHLDLALNGVADIVFIVHSYTSDRFPLMELGELPFIAPDSRTASLAFWDTYEKYIAAAHEHRGVHLLGAWGHGPAHLFTGSKEITSLEDLQGMKIRVAGGMSKNAGEGLGVVPFFAPSSQSYEVISKGVADGILFPTESVYNFKIGPAIKYALKIPGGLYRSIQGIVMNEAVWDGLSDEDKAAFDSVSGKHLAALAATMWDTQDKIGEEELTKAGTKFTTASGPLLDAIHEKLEPYTEAWLADGSGKIDRKAAYDYFKERIAYYEANPEAED from the coding sequence ATGTTCACGAGACGCAGTCTCCTGGGTGGGCTCGCGGCCCTGGCCACCCTGACCGCCGGCGTGGCGAACGCCGAGACGGTGCTCCGCTTCTCCAACTGGGTGCCGATGACGCACCCGCTCTCCTCCGACGTGATGGTCCCCTGGGCCAAGGAGGTGGAGGAGGCCACCGACGGGCGCATCAAGATCGAGTTCGTCAGCCCGCTCGGCGCGCCGCCGGCACATCTCGACCTCGCGCTGAACGGCGTGGCCGACATCGTGTTCATCGTGCATTCCTACACCTCGGACCGCTTCCCGCTGATGGAACTGGGCGAACTGCCCTTCATCGCACCGGACAGCCGCACCGCGTCGCTGGCCTTCTGGGACACCTACGAGAAGTACATCGCCGCGGCGCATGAGCACCGCGGCGTGCACCTGCTCGGGGCCTGGGGCCACGGGCCGGCGCATCTCTTCACCGGCTCCAAGGAGATCACCTCGCTCGAGGACCTCCAGGGCATGAAGATCCGCGTCGCCGGCGGCATGTCGAAGAACGCGGGCGAGGGGCTCGGCGTGGTGCCGTTCTTCGCACCCTCCTCGCAGAGCTACGAGGTCATCTCCAAGGGCGTGGCCGACGGCATCCTGTTCCCGACCGAGAGCGTCTACAACTTCAAGATCGGACCGGCGATCAAGTACGCGCTCAAGATCCCGGGCGGCCTCTACCGCTCCATCCAGGGCATCGTGATGAACGAGGCGGTCTGGGACGGGCTGTCGGATGAGGACAAGGCCGCGTTCGATTCCGTCTCCGGCAAGCATCTCGCCGCGCTGGCCGCGACGATGTGGGACACCCAGGACAAGATCGGCGAGGAGGAGCTGACCAAGGCCGGCACCAAGTTCACCACCGCCTCCGGCCCGCTGCTCGATGCCATCCACGAGAAGCTGGAGCCCTACACCGAGGCCTGGCTGGCCGATGGCTCCGGCAAGATCGACCGCAAGGCCGCCTACGACTACTTCAAGGAGCGCATCGCGTACTACGAGGCGAATCCGGAAGCGGAAGACTGA
- a CDS encoding TRAP transporter large permease, translating to MLDTLYGFLIVFGLLMLGAPIAFGMALVGFGGFALIVGLNPSLAMLGQIAYETTMSDSLSVVPLFILMGNLITRAGLSRALFEFANAFLGHHRGGLAMATVVACGGFAAVSGSSMATSATMSKVAIPSMRRFNYADSLAAGSIAAGGTLGILIPPSVILVLYGTLTSTDIGTLFVAGVLPGIVGMLFYVGAVQVATRLNPEIGPRGERTAWPQRLTAFSRIWGVAVLFALVMGGIYFGAFTPTEAAGIGAGGAFLFALLRGGLTIRKFYEVLVETAITSTMMFVLLIGAILFSNFINVAGLPRELSAMISGTEAPPLVILVIILAIYIVLGCVLESLSMMLLTVPIFFPIIQQLGFDPVWFGIIVVIVIEISLITPPIGMNAFVLRATLPDIPIQTIFRGLVPFILADILRLALLVLVPWVTLFLPSLM from the coding sequence ATGCTTGATACGCTCTACGGGTTCCTGATCGTCTTCGGCCTGCTGATGCTGGGCGCACCCATCGCCTTCGGCATGGCGCTGGTGGGCTTCGGCGGCTTCGCGCTGATCGTGGGGCTGAACCCCTCGCTCGCCATGCTGGGCCAGATCGCCTACGAGACCACGATGAGCGACTCGCTCTCCGTGGTGCCGCTGTTCATCCTGATGGGCAACCTCATCACCCGGGCCGGCCTGTCGCGCGCGCTGTTCGAGTTCGCGAATGCCTTCCTCGGCCATCACCGCGGCGGGCTCGCCATGGCCACCGTGGTGGCCTGCGGCGGGTTCGCGGCCGTCTCCGGCTCCTCCATGGCCACCTCGGCGACGATGTCGAAGGTGGCGATCCCCTCCATGCGCCGCTTCAATTACGCGGATTCGCTGGCCGCCGGCTCCATCGCCGCGGGCGGCACGCTGGGCATCCTCATCCCGCCCTCGGTGATCCTGGTGCTCTACGGCACGCTCACCTCCACCGACATCGGCACGCTGTTCGTGGCCGGCGTGCTGCCGGGCATCGTGGGCATGCTGTTCTACGTGGGCGCCGTGCAGGTGGCGACCCGGCTGAACCCGGAGATCGGCCCGCGCGGCGAGCGCACGGCCTGGCCGCAGCGGCTCACCGCCTTCTCGCGCATCTGGGGCGTGGCGGTGCTGTTCGCGCTGGTGATGGGCGGCATCTACTTCGGGGCCTTCACCCCCACGGAGGCGGCCGGCATCGGCGCGGGCGGGGCCTTCCTCTTCGCACTGCTGCGCGGCGGGCTCACCATCCGCAAGTTCTACGAGGTGCTGGTGGAGACGGCCATCACCTCCACCATGATGTTCGTGCTGCTGATCGGGGCCATCCTGTTCTCCAACTTCATCAACGTGGCGGGCCTGCCGCGCGAGCTCTCGGCGATGATCTCGGGCACCGAGGCGCCGCCGCTGGTGATCCTGGTGATCATCCTGGCGATCTACATCGTCCTGGGCTGCGTGCTGGAGAGCCTGTCGATGATGCTGCTCACGGTGCCGATCTTCTTCCCGATCATCCAGCAGCTCGGCTTCGATCCGGTGTGGTTCGGCATCATCGTGGTGATCGTGATCGAGATCTCGCTGATCACGCCGCCCATCGGCATGAATGCCTTCGTGCTGCGCGCCACGCTGCCCGATATTCCGATCCAGACCATCTTCCGGGGGCTGGTGCCGTTCATCCTTGCGGATATCCTGCGCCTTGCCCTGCTGGTGCTGGTGCCCTGGGTCACGCTGTTCCTGCCGTCGCTCATGTGA
- a CDS encoding phytoene desaturase family protein: MQYDAILVGAGLNSLAAAAHLAASGWSVCVFERAETPGGAVKTEELTLPGFRHDVAAMNLSMFAGSAFHAKYADELKSHGLAFAPAAHPFASAFPEGGFFGVSADLDTTLARFADSRDADTWRAMVAAFPGRAATVGGLLGAPMTPRALAKQGWQAWRAHGAGGTADLVRLLAASPRNWLTETFHDPRVHATLGAWGMHLDFAPDIAGGAVFPYLEAMANQCFGMVIGASGAGTLTDALCAMIRARGGEIHCSTEVTEICVENGRAVSVRLDDGTVTRAAKAVLANVAPRGLARLLKQGSGDARYDAGLARFRHGPGTMMIHLALDALPPWREAELKRFAYVHIAPSLDYMASVYTQAMAGLLPRAPILVVGQPTVVDPSRAPEGRHTLWVQVRALPAGIRGDAAGAIAGTDWAEVREAYADRAMALLEQYAPGLGAHVLARHVESPLDLEARNPNLVGGDQVCGSHHLDQNFLFRPVRGHADWSTPVRALHLIGAASWPGAGTGAASGFMAATRLAGK, encoded by the coding sequence ATGCAATATGACGCGATCCTGGTGGGTGCAGGGCTCAATTCGTTGGCAGCCGCAGCGCATCTGGCGGCAAGCGGCTGGAGCGTGTGCGTGTTCGAACGGGCGGAAACACCCGGCGGCGCGGTGAAGACGGAAGAGCTCACCCTTCCCGGCTTCCGCCATGACGTGGCCGCGATGAACCTGTCGATGTTCGCGGGCTCCGCCTTCCACGCGAAATATGCGGATGAATTGAAATCGCATGGGCTGGCCTTCGCCCCGGCCGCGCATCCCTTCGCCTCCGCCTTCCCCGAGGGGGGCTTCTTCGGCGTGAGCGCCGACCTGGACACCACCCTCGCACGCTTCGCTGATTCGCGCGACGCGGACACCTGGCGCGCCATGGTCGCCGCCTTCCCCGGCCGGGCCGCCACCGTGGGCGGGCTGCTGGGCGCGCCGATGACCCCGCGCGCGCTCGCCAAACAGGGCTGGCAGGCCTGGCGGGCGCATGGCGCGGGCGGCACGGCCGACCTCGTGCGCCTGCTCGCCGCCTCGCCGCGCAACTGGCTTACCGAAACCTTCCATGACCCGCGCGTGCACGCCACGCTCGGCGCCTGGGGCATGCATCTCGACTTCGCGCCGGACATCGCCGGCGGCGCGGTCTTCCCCTATCTGGAGGCGATGGCCAACCAGTGCTTCGGCATGGTGATCGGCGCAAGCGGCGCAGGCACGCTCACCGACGCGCTCTGCGCCATGATCCGCGCGCGCGGCGGCGAGATCCATTGTTCCACCGAAGTCACCGAGATCTGCGTGGAGAACGGCCGGGCGGTGAGCGTGCGGCTCGATGACGGCACGGTCACCCGGGCGGCGAAGGCAGTGCTGGCCAATGTCGCGCCGCGCGGCCTCGCCCGCCTGCTGAAGCAGGGCAGCGGCGACGCGCGCTATGACGCCGGGCTCGCCCGTTTCCGCCACGGGCCGGGCACGATGATGATCCACCTCGCGCTCGACGCCCTGCCGCCCTGGCGGGAGGCGGAGCTGAAGCGCTTCGCCTATGTGCACATCGCCCCCTCGCTGGACTACATGGCCTCGGTCTACACGCAAGCCATGGCCGGCCTGCTGCCGCGCGCGCCGATCCTCGTCGTCGGCCAGCCCACGGTGGTCGACCCGTCGCGCGCGCCGGAAGGGCGGCACACGCTCTGGGTGCAGGTGCGCGCCCTGCCCGCCGGGATCCGCGGCGACGCGGCCGGCGCAATCGCCGGCACGGACTGGGCGGAGGTGCGCGAGGCCTATGCCGACCGCGCCATGGCGCTGCTGGAGCAATATGCCCCGGGCCTCGGCGCCCATGTTCTCGCCCGCCACGTGGAGAGCCCGCTGGACCTGGAGGCGCGCAACCCGAACCTCGTGGGGGGCGACCAGGTGTGCGGCTCGCATCACCTCGACCAGAACTTCCTGTTCCGCCCCGTGCGCGGCCACGCGGACTGGAGCACCCCGGTGAGGGCCCTGCACCTGATCGGCGCGGCGAGCTGGCCCGGCGCCGGCACCGGGGCTGCCTCCGGCTTCATGGCCGCCACCCGGCTGGCCGGGAAGTGA
- a CDS encoding MarR family winged helix-turn-helix transcriptional regulator, which yields MPQTEDLGLKTPLDPAGRSQAKTRLRLWLRLLRATRRVEGDLRERLRLHHNTTLPRFDVLAALFRARDGLKMSDLSRMLMVSNGNVTGIVDRLVSDGLVIRVAMEGDRRAALVRLTARGESEFAEMATAHEAWLADIFSVLEEDEIAALFSPLEKLGEARA from the coding sequence TTGCCCCAGACAGAAGACCTCGGGCTGAAGACGCCCCTTGACCCCGCGGGACGCTCGCAGGCCAAGACCCGCCTGCGCCTCTGGCTGCGGCTCCTGCGCGCCACCCGCCGCGTGGAGGGGGACCTGCGCGAACGCCTGCGCCTGCACCACAACACCACCCTGCCGCGCTTCGACGTGCTGGCAGCCCTCTTCCGCGCGCGCGACGGGCTGAAGATGAGCGACCTCTCACGCATGCTGATGGTCTCGAACGGCAACGTGACCGGCATCGTGGACCGGCTGGTGAGCGACGGCCTCGTCATCCGCGTGGCGATGGAGGGCGACCGGCGCGCCGCCCTCGTCCGCCTCACCGCGCGCGGCGAGAGCGAGTTCGCCGAGATGGCCACCGCCCATGAGGCCTGGCTGGCCGACATATTCTCCGTGCTGGAGGAGGACGAGATCGCCGCGCTCTTCTCCCCGCTCGAAAAGCTGGGAGAGGCGCGGGCCTGA
- a CDS encoding ABC transporter permease: MNADTRAQRRRAGVRLWLPGLWLGLLCLAALAAPWIAPHDPLAQDLMLERLPPAWVGGAEPGYWLGTDSLGRDVLSRIVWGARIALVVAFVAASAACLVGSALGIVAGYFGGWPDRLVSRLVEIWMAFPPVLFAILLVAVLGAGLHSVILAIAIIDWTRFARVIRAEAMVQARMDYVHSARIGGAGRVGTLLTEVLPNVLPSIVALLALEMGVAVIVEAILSFVNLSISTDDPTWGSMIAEGRASIHFAWWVLVFPLVALFLTVLSFSQFGEGLKDRFDPVLR, encoded by the coding sequence ATGAACGCCGACACCCGCGCGCAGCGCCGCCGGGCCGGGGTGCGGCTCTGGCTGCCGGGCCTCTGGCTCGGCCTTCTCTGCCTCGCCGCCCTCGCCGCACCCTGGATCGCCCCGCATGACCCGCTGGCGCAGGACCTGATGCTGGAGCGCCTCCCCCCCGCCTGGGTGGGCGGGGCCGAGCCGGGCTACTGGCTGGGCACCGACAGCCTGGGCCGCGACGTGCTTTCGCGCATCGTCTGGGGCGCGCGCATCGCGCTCGTCGTCGCCTTCGTCGCCGCCTCCGCCGCCTGCCTGGTGGGCTCGGCGCTGGGGATCGTGGCCGGCTATTTCGGCGGCTGGCCGGACCGCCTGGTCTCCCGCCTCGTGGAGATCTGGATGGCCTTCCCGCCGGTGCTCTTCGCCATCCTGCTGGTGGCGGTGCTGGGCGCGGGGCTGCACTCGGTCATCCTCGCCATCGCCATCATCGACTGGACCCGCTTCGCCCGGGTGATCCGCGCCGAGGCCATGGTGCAGGCACGCATGGACTACGTGCACTCCGCCCGCATCGGCGGCGCGGGGCGCGTGGGCACGCTGCTCACCGAGGTGCTGCCCAACGTGCTGCCCTCCATCGTGGCGCTGCTGGCGCTGGAGATGGGCGTGGCGGTGATCGTGGAGGCGATCCTGAGCTTCGTGAATCTCTCCATCTCCACCGACGACCCCACCTGGGGCAGCATGATCGCGGAGGGCCGCGCCTCCATCCACTTCGCATGGTGGGTGCTGGTGTTCCCGCTCGTCGCGCTGTTCCTCACCGTCCTCTCCTTCAGCCAGTTCGGCGAGGGGCTGAAGGACCGCTTCGACCCGGTGCTGCGATGA
- a CDS encoding cyclase family protein, which produces MTNAVTALAAGLLDGSVEVIDLAATLGPSTPLLKLPPELAVDTPKIEIHKISEYDKAGPFWAWNWLKIGEHSGTHFDAPHHWITGKDYADGFTDSIPVKNFVAPVNVIDCSGRTAENEDFLLTADGVKAWEAEHGEIGAGEWVVMRTDWYKRNGSEERFLNADETGPHSPGPSVDCIEYILSKGAIGWGTECIGTDAGAAGGFEPPFPAHNLLHKANKYGLASLCNLDKLPAKGAVLIVTPLKIEQGTGSPVRALALVAKG; this is translated from the coding sequence ATGACCAACGCTGTAACAGCTCTCGCCGCCGGTCTGCTCGACGGTTCGGTGGAGGTGATCGACCTCGCCGCCACGCTCGGGCCCTCGACCCCGCTGCTCAAGCTGCCGCCGGAGCTTGCCGTCGACACGCCGAAGATCGAGATCCACAAGATCTCCGAGTATGACAAGGCCGGTCCGTTCTGGGCCTGGAACTGGCTCAAGATCGGCGAGCATTCCGGCACGCATTTCGACGCTCCGCACCACTGGATCACCGGGAAGGACTATGCCGACGGCTTCACCGACTCGATTCCGGTGAAGAACTTCGTCGCCCCGGTGAACGTGATCGACTGCTCCGGCCGGACGGCGGAGAACGAGGACTTCCTGCTCACCGCCGACGGCGTGAAGGCCTGGGAGGCCGAGCATGGCGAGATCGGTGCCGGCGAGTGGGTGGTGATGCGCACCGACTGGTACAAGCGCAACGGCTCGGAGGAGCGTTTCCTGAACGCGGACGAGACCGGCCCGCATTCGCCCGGCCCCTCGGTGGACTGCATCGAGTACATCCTCTCCAAGGGCGCCATCGGCTGGGGCACGGAGTGCATCGGCACCGACGCCGGCGCCGCGGGGGGCTTCGAGCCGCCGTTCCCGGCCCACAACCTGCTGCACAAGGCCAACAAGTACGGCCTCGCCAGCCTGTGCAACCTCGACAAGCTGCCGGCGAAGGGCGCGGTACTCATCGTCACGCCGCTGAAGATCGAGCAGGGCACCGGCTCGCCCGTGCGCGCGCTCGCGCTGGTCGCGAAGGGTTGA
- a CDS encoding ABC transporter ATP-binding protein produces MADLFEVSDLHLSLPDMTAKPLLGPAPRIEILKGLSFALPEGSVTGIVGESGSGKSTLGRALVRLLEPTGGAIRFAGQDITHLGEPALAPLRRDLQMIFQDPMSSLNPRHTVGRIVSVPMKRFGRGGSRADVAAALERVGLPAAFAARYPHELSGGQRQRVGIARAIALSPRFILADEIVSGLDVSSQAQVLTLLERLAAEMGLTIAFISHDLSVIRRLCAQVIVLQHGRIVEAGPCDRLFAAPRTDYTRALIDAIPLPEIDPGWLGTDIVQP; encoded by the coding sequence ATGGCTGATCTCTTCGAGGTGAGCGACCTCCACCTCTCCCTGCCCGACATGACGGCGAAACCGCTTCTGGGCCCGGCGCCGCGCATCGAGATCCTGAAAGGGCTGAGCTTCGCCCTGCCCGAGGGCTCCGTGACCGGCATCGTGGGCGAGAGCGGCTCGGGCAAGAGCACGCTGGGCCGCGCGCTGGTGCGGCTGCTGGAGCCCACGGGCGGGGCCATCCGCTTCGCCGGGCAGGACATCACCCATCTCGGCGAGCCCGCCCTCGCCCCGCTGCGCCGGGATCTGCAGATGATCTTCCAGGACCCGATGTCCTCGCTCAACCCGCGCCACACGGTGGGTCGCATCGTCTCCGTGCCGATGAAGCGCTTCGGGCGCGGCGGCAGCCGGGCCGACGTGGCCGCGGCGCTGGAGCGCGTGGGCCTGCCGGCAGCCTTCGCCGCGCGCTACCCGCATGAGCTCTCCGGCGGCCAGCGCCAGCGCGTGGGCATCGCCCGGGCCATCGCGCTCTCGCCGCGCTTCATCCTGGCGGATGAGATCGTCTCGGGGCTCGACGTCTCCTCCCAGGCACAGGTGCTCACCCTGCTGGAGCGGCTGGCGGCGGAGATGGGCCTCACCATCGCCTTCATCAGCCACGACCTCTCGGTGATCCGCCGGCTCTGTGCGCAGGTGATCGTGCTCCAGCACGGCCGCATCGTGGAGGCCGGCCCCTGCGACCGGCTGTTCGCCGCGCCGCGAACCGACTATACCCGCGCGCTCATCGATGCCATCCCGCTGCCGGAGATCGACCCGGGCTGGCTCGGCACCGATATCGTTCAACCCTGA